The following are encoded together in the Zingiber officinale cultivar Zhangliang chromosome 8A, Zo_v1.1, whole genome shotgun sequence genome:
- the LOC122011166 gene encoding transcription factor MYB97-like, with the protein MEAEGGAHRAQVLCTSPAKGGEEGALPQKTRKRRSWTPEEDAVLVADVRVHGVGKWVAVPKRTGLARTGQSCRFRWLNSLHPGLKGSVAFSRDEELHLCRLHAALGNKWSRIAAEMEGRSESEVMHYWFSYVNRCQQAGLNVYPPEVQQAAAGQFGLHRPELKRHKSQTSSLPQQPPPPLYLLPVVYPNYPVVVPTHPPQPLGVVYPVTMATVPPPPLIPIMAEFEALPDSQFWPLFLSLLNQDVEQGRQPHPPTLLLGNTTEFNENDQPLASSLCIVESEC; encoded by the exons ATGGAAGCGGAGGGAGGAGCACACCGAGCGCAAGTACTGTGCACGTCGCCAGCGAAAGGAGGCGAGGAAGGAGCGCTGCCGCagaaaactaggaagagaagATCGTGGACGCCGGAGGAGGACGCTGTGCTGGTGGCGGACGTCCGGGTTCACGGCGTAGGAAAATGGGTTGCGGTGCCGAAGCGCACCGGGCTGGCGCGCACGGGCCAGAGCTGCCGGTTTCGGTGGCTTAACAGCCTCCACCCCGGCCTCAAGGGCAGCGTCGCCTTCTCACGCGACGAGGAGCTCCACCTCTGCCGCCTCCATGCGGCGCTCGGCAACAAGTGGTCTCGTATCGCCGCCGAG ATGGAGGGCAGATCGGAGAGCGAAGTCATGCACTACTGGTTTTCCTACGTCAATCGTTGCCAGCAGGCCGGCCTCAACGTCTACCCTCCGGAGGTGCAACAGGCCGCCGCCGGACAATTTGGCCTCCACCGACCAGAACTCAAAAGGCACAAGAGTCAGACTTCTTCTTTACCGCAACAGCCTCCGCCGCCGTTGTATCTGCTTCCCGTCGTCTATCCCAATTATCCCGTCGTCGTCCCCACTCATCCACCGCAACCACTCGGTGTCGTTTATCCTGTGACGATGGCAAccgttcctcctcctcctcttataCCGATCATGGCAGAGTTCGAGGCGTTGCCCGACAGCCAGTTTTGGCCGTTGTTCCTGTCACTGTTGAATCAGGATGTTGAACAGGGGAGGCAGCCGCATCCACCGACGCTACTGTTGGGAAACACAACGGAATTTAACGAGAATGACCAGCCCTTGGCGTCGTCGCTTTGCATTGTTGAATCAGAATGTTGA